A stretch of the Lolium perenne isolate Kyuss_39 chromosome 3, Kyuss_2.0, whole genome shotgun sequence genome encodes the following:
- the LOC127343940 gene encoding interactor of constitutive active ROPs 4, whose translation MPRSRGSELPPQRASPRAPLHLKTTASSDSNAAHHRSVLDRTSPKLAADRHSPRSPLPEKKRAGTRVAELETKLGKVQDELKKLREQLVSAEAAKKDAQVALEEAKKHVGTKGSPKPAAASPPSPSPAPSPAAAPVALEEEKKADDVKAAEPPAAVAAEEQEEEESSINSPATDVFEVVRTESGDKENQAAPLAAEDGEEVSCGDKPAAVVLAPAEEDVEVEETKAMIEEAGKTHNASAAAPAAAAKEIPEEVAELRAQLAAREMEVAVLAADNAELKKLAADAAAAARTAEEDAAARAFLVEQELRENAAREARVGEQLRAADAAREALEAEMRRLRVQTEQWRKAAEAAAAVIGGDAHLVGHHGGNGNGWGSPATMPDDGDDEGFGGKRKGGAGGIRMLGDLWKKKGAK comes from the exons ATGCCGAGATCCAG GGGCTCCGAGCTGCCGCCGCAGCGGGCGTCGCCGCGCGCGCCGCTGCACCTCAAGACCACGGCGTCCTCCGACTCCAACGCCGCGCACCACCGCTCCGTCCTCGACCGGACCAGCCCCAAGCTCGCCGCCGACAGACACTCGCCGCGCAGCCCGCTGCCTGAG AAGAAGCGCGCGGGGACGCGGGTGGCGGAGCTCGAGACCAAGCTGGGCAAGGTgcaggacgagctcaagaagCTGCGGGAGCAGCTCGTCTCCGCGGAGGCCGCCAAGAAGGACGCGCAGGTCGcgctcgaggaggccaagaagcaTGTCGGCACCAAGGGCAGCCCCAAGCCGGCCGCCGCGtctcctccctctccctctcccgctCCCTCTCCCGCTGCCGCTCCCGTAGCGCTCGAAGAAGAGAAGAAAGCTGACGATGTAAAGGCTGCCGAAccgccggcggcggtggcggcagaggaacaggaggaggaggagagcagcATTAACTCGCCTGCCACAGACGTGTTCGAGGTCGTCAGGACAGAGTCCGGCGACAAGGAGAACCAGGCCGCCCCCCTCGCcgccgaggacggcgaggaggtgAGCTGCGGGGACAAGCCTGCGGCGGTAGTGCTGGCGCCGGCCGAGGAGgacgtggaggtggaggagaccaAGGCCATGATCGAGGAGGCCGGCAAGACCCACAACGCCTCCGCAGCCGCCCCTGCAGCCGCCGCCAAGGAGATCCCGGAGGAGGTCGCGGAGCTGAGGGCCCAGCTGGCGGCCAGGGAGATGGAGGTGGCGGTCCTCGCGGCCGACAATGCCGAGCTCAAGAAGCTGGCCGCGGATGCAGCCGCGGCGGCTAGGACGGccgaggaggacgcggcggccaGGGCGTTCCTGGTGGAGCAGGAGCTGAGGGAGAACGCGGCGCGGGAGGCGCGCGTGGGCGAGCAGCTCAGGGCCGCCGACGCCGCGCGCGAGGCGCTCGAGGCCGAGATGCGCCGCCTGCGCGTGCAGACCGAGCAGTGGCGCAAGGCGGCGGAGGCGGCCGCCGCGGTCATCGGCGGGGACGCGCACCTCGTCGGCCACCACGGCGGTAATGGCAACGGGTGGGGGTCCCCCGCGACGATGccggacgacggcgacgacgaggggttCGGCGGCAAGCGGAAGGGCGGCGCCGGCGGGATCCGGATGCTCGGCGATCTgtggaagaagaagggtgcaaagTGA